Proteins encoded together in one Flavobacteriales bacterium window:
- a CDS encoding acyl-CoA dehydrogenase yields the protein MAKEYMSMRNLRFLLHEVLNVEQLTQYERYAEHTKEGFDMMLDSARQISDNLLFPIYTEMDEKKPEMGDGVVHVHPQIKDIMRETGESGWIVAQEDFHHGGQQMPATVYNAANFIFHAANTSAASYFGLTMGSAELISAFGSKELQETYMTKMFAGHWQGTMALTEPHAGSSLGDIYTTASEAADGSYRIKGQKIFISAGDHDGVENIVHLMLAKIDGAPAGTKGISLFVVPKFRPENGNLVPNDVFTAGFEGKMGMKGCPVAHLVMGDNADCHGWLVGEPNNGLRYMFQMMNGARISVGMMSSALSSAAYYASLEYANERPQGRTHSNRDVESPMEMIINYADVKRMLLFQKCVAEGGLALVCQCAFYADMVRVSEGADKEKYQLLLDLLTPMAKSYPAEMSVQSTSQGMQVLGGAGFCSDFPLQQYYRDTRINPIYEGTTGIQAMDLLGRKVTMKMGSAVMAFGAELQETIKAGMAVEAVNPYATKLAGSAQKFQEVTMKLMGLAQSEAPEVFLADATLYLENAGILAVGWQWLKQALVIEAKLAENPSGEELNFYKGKQAAFEFFFEYELPKSIGLTKRLLSDYRLTLNLDAEYLN from the coding sequence TTTTGATATGATGCTGGATTCTGCAAGGCAGATTTCAGACAATCTTCTGTTTCCTATCTACACGGAAATGGACGAAAAGAAGCCTGAGATGGGTGACGGTGTTGTGCATGTTCATCCGCAGATCAAAGACATCATGCGCGAAACAGGAGAAAGCGGATGGATCGTGGCGCAAGAAGATTTCCATCATGGCGGACAACAAATGCCTGCAACGGTTTATAACGCTGCCAACTTCATTTTTCATGCAGCTAATACATCTGCTGCTTCGTACTTTGGACTTACAATGGGTTCTGCGGAGCTTATTTCCGCCTTCGGGAGCAAAGAATTGCAGGAAACGTATATGACCAAAATGTTTGCTGGTCACTGGCAAGGAACCATGGCGCTTACTGAGCCGCATGCAGGAAGTTCGTTAGGTGACATTTACACCACAGCTTCTGAAGCCGCAGACGGTTCTTACCGTATTAAAGGACAGAAGATATTCATCTCTGCAGGAGACCACGATGGCGTTGAAAATATCGTTCACTTGATGTTGGCCAAAATTGATGGCGCACCAGCAGGAACCAAAGGCATTTCATTATTTGTTGTTCCAAAATTCCGTCCTGAGAACGGTAACTTGGTTCCTAACGATGTTTTTACTGCCGGATTTGAAGGCAAAATGGGCATGAAAGGTTGCCCCGTAGCTCATTTGGTAATGGGCGATAATGCTGATTGCCACGGCTGGTTGGTGGGCGAACCGAATAACGGTCTGCGCTACATGTTCCAAATGATGAATGGCGCACGTATCAGTGTTGGAATGATGAGTTCTGCCCTTTCCTCTGCTGCGTATTATGCGTCATTGGAATACGCCAATGAGCGCCCACAAGGAAGAACACATTCCAACAGAGATGTTGAATCTCCAATGGAAATGATCATCAACTATGCAGACGTGAAGCGTATGCTTCTTTTCCAAAAGTGTGTTGCCGAAGGCGGTTTGGCTTTGGTTTGTCAATGTGCTTTCTATGCTGATATGGTGCGCGTTTCTGAAGGAGCTGACAAGGAAAAATACCAATTACTCTTAGACCTGCTTACTCCAATGGCCAAATCATATCCGGCCGAAATGAGTGTTCAAAGCACGAGTCAAGGAATGCAAGTATTGGGAGGTGCAGGTTTCTGTAGTGATTTCCCACTTCAACAATACTATCGTGATACACGAATCAACCCGATTTATGAAGGCACAACTGGTATTCAAGCCATGGACCTTTTGGGAAGAAAAGTGACCATGAAAATGGGTTCTGCAGTGATGGCATTCGGTGCCGAGTTGCAGGAAACCATCAAAGCTGGAATGGCTGTAGAAGCCGTGAATCCGTACGCTACGAAGTTGGCCGGTTCTGCTCAGAAATTTCAAGAAGTGACAATGAAACTGATGGGATTGGCGCAAAGCGAAGCACCAGAAGTATTCTTAGCAGATGCAACGCTTTATTTAGAAAATGCTGGAATTCTAGCTGTGGGATGGCAATGGTTGAAGCAAGCGTTGGTGATAGAAGCAAAATTGGCTGAAAATCCTTCTGGAGAAGAGTTGAATTTCTACAAAGGAAAACAAGCAGCGTTCGAATTTTTCTTCGAATACGAGTTGCCAAAATCAATCGGACTCACCAAGCGACTGCTCAGCGATTACCGACTGACACTCAATCTTGATGCCGAATACTTGAATTGA
- a CDS encoding crotonase/enoyl-CoA hydratase family protein, with amino-acid sequence MSYEHFNYTLENKIAHVVINRPDKVNALNEKAWEELKAIFERIDKEPEARVAILSGEGKLFCAGIDLQMLMSVKNVENIECAGRRSEKILAFVHDLQDCINAIEKCSKPILAAIHSGCIGGGVDIVAACDMRYCTEDAYFTIKEIDMGMVADLGTLQRLPKFVKPASVAEMAFTGKKVGAAEAKEIGLVNNHFSDKESMMQEVHKLAEIIASKSPLSIRGTKEILRHTRDHSVADGLHHMAVWNSAMLLSDDLTTAFMAAMSKQPPVFKD; translated from the coding sequence ATGAGCTACGAACATTTTAACTACACGCTTGAGAACAAGATAGCTCACGTGGTTATCAATCGGCCCGATAAGGTCAATGCCTTGAACGAAAAGGCATGGGAAGAACTGAAGGCCATTTTCGAGCGAATAGACAAAGAACCTGAGGCTCGTGTAGCTATACTTTCTGGCGAGGGAAAACTGTTCTGCGCAGGCATTGATCTTCAAATGCTCATGTCTGTTAAGAATGTTGAAAACATCGAATGTGCTGGTCGAAGAAGTGAAAAGATTCTGGCATTTGTTCACGATTTACAGGATTGCATCAACGCCATTGAAAAATGTTCGAAACCCATTCTGGCAGCCATTCATAGCGGCTGCATTGGCGGAGGCGTTGATATTGTGGCAGCTTGCGATATGCGCTATTGTACAGAAGATGCCTATTTCACCATCAAGGAAATTGACATGGGAATGGTGGCCGATCTAGGAACGTTGCAGCGTTTGCCCAAGTTTGTAAAACCTGCGTCAGTTGCCGAAATGGCTTTTACTGGAAAAAAGGTAGGTGCTGCGGAAGCTAAAGAAATTGGTCTAGTGAACAATCACTTTTCCGACAAGGAATCGATGATGCAAGAAGTTCACAAATTGGCAGAAATAATAGCTTCCAAATCGCCACTTTCCATTCGAGGGACGAAAGAAATATTGCGCCACACAAGAGATCATTCAGTTGCTGATGGATTACATCACATGGCAGTTTGGAATTCGGCCATGCTACTTTCTGACGACCTGACCACTGCCTTTATGGCCGCAATGAGCAAACAACCGCCTGTTTTCAAAGACTAG
- a CDS encoding DUF6265 family protein: MQHFCKALTLISLLYMTRVRAQEVDELNWMIGAWELTEGSSSTVESWTKLNDSTLIGKSDSYNDGELVFSENLRIEKRGKEFNYVAILPSKTAVFKLDELAHGTVSFVDPENDFPSRITYRRVPSGIEIVLFGSGKEELMVFRPK; encoded by the coding sequence ATGCAGCATTTCTGTAAGGCTTTAACGCTCATTTCACTGCTTTACATGACGCGTGTTCGCGCGCAAGAAGTGGATGAGCTAAATTGGATGATAGGTGCATGGGAACTTACAGAAGGTAGCTCATCGACCGTTGAGTCGTGGACAAAGCTTAATGATTCTACATTGATTGGAAAATCTGATTCATATAACGATGGCGAATTGGTCTTTTCGGAAAATTTGCGAATTGAAAAACGCGGAAAAGAATTCAACTACGTGGCTATTCTTCCAAGTAAAACGGCTGTTTTTAAATTGGATGAACTGGCACACGGAACTGTTTCGTTTGTAGATCCTGAAAATGATTTTCCATCACGAATTACATATAGAAGGGTTCCTTCAGGAATCGAGATCGTATTGTTCGGTTCTGGAAAAGAAGAGTTAATGGTTTTTCGCCCAAAATGA
- a CDS encoding acyl-CoA thioesterase yields the protein MTKVCMTKDIGVHGNLFGGLMLSWIDEAAVAMSNRICKTPNMVTRKMTEILFERPVKVGHTINIYGEAVSMGTTSIALNIEARRYNVYTEKEDVVCTTQIVFVRIDEEGNKIPIAGEVRRRFAEQHKS from the coding sequence ATGACGAAAGTCTGCATGACCAAAGACATTGGTGTGCACGGCAATTTATTTGGTGGTTTAATGCTTTCGTGGATTGACGAAGCGGCCGTGGCCATGAGCAACCGGATTTGCAAAACCCCAAATATGGTCACTCGGAAAATGACCGAAATTCTATTTGAGCGTCCTGTAAAGGTGGGACACACGATCAATATTTATGGTGAAGCCGTGTCGATGGGCACAACATCCATTGCATTGAATATTGAAGCAAGACGTTACAACGTTTACACAGAAAAGGAAGATGTTGTCTGCACTACTCAGATCGTGTTCGTAAGAATTGATGAGGAAGGAAATAAGATTCCGATTGCAGGCGAAGTTCGTAGACGGTTTGCAGAACAGCACAAATCCTGA
- a CDS encoding GNAT family N-acetyltransferase, translated as MIEYQLLNTTDFVTTLEKEAIINFLMTNLDDYLDSRENVSRAIEYALSKFPHQGGFVIIASIETEIVGVSVVNRTNFEGYFAENILAFLATAEKERRKGIATELLNRSKLYAKGNILVRLTAGKTTHDIFGRAGFLPDAQEFLFKR; from the coding sequence ATGATTGAATACCAACTTTTAAATACCACCGATTTCGTCACAACTCTGGAGAAAGAAGCCATCATCAATTTCCTGATGACCAATCTGGATGATTATTTGGATTCGAGGGAAAACGTTTCGCGTGCCATTGAGTATGCCCTAAGTAAGTTTCCGCATCAGGGTGGATTCGTGATCATTGCAAGCATCGAAACCGAAATTGTAGGTGTTTCGGTGGTTAATCGTACCAACTTCGAAGGCTACTTTGCAGAAAACATTCTGGCATTTTTGGCTACAGCTGAAAAGGAAAGGAGGAAAGGTATTGCCACCGAACTCCTGAATCGATCAAAGCTTTACGCCAAAGGAAATATTCTTGTCCGTCTAACGGCCGGAAAAACGACTCACGACATTTTCGGAAGGGCTGGTTTCTTGCCCGATGCCCAAGAATTCCTGTTCAAGCGCTGA
- a CDS encoding DUF5106 domain-containing protein yields MRRTLFTWILVGLVTTAFGQKAGYELDFTIEGCKPGKAVLAYYYGDKQYIKDSTRVNDKGHFVFKGDEDLSQGIYIAVMPPDNKYFEVIVDGDQQFKMVSNYDSPINSMKVTGNEENVRFYSYLKFLNDQKKKSKPLTDQVEALQKADSAGYRETAEFKSIQEKMTAVDEEVKDYKNKFIEDYPKALLTKVFLASKDPDIPEAPVLEDGKTDSTFAWRYFKDHYWDLIDFTDDRIIRTPVYHGKLERFMTKTIYQIPDSVIVEASKLIEKTRKSPELFKYTVFWITSHFETSKQMGMDAVFVHMANSYYCTGQAFWADSTTIEKICERARKLNYSLIGHTAPNLIMNDTAGNFQVMHAVPAEYTIAYFWDPECGHCKKVTPLVKEFYDQFKEELGVEVYGVNTNAKERDEWIKYINEHDLNWINVEDPEQKTAYKYLYDIYSTPVIYLLDKDKKIIAKRIGAEDLENFIRHHKKKTS; encoded by the coding sequence ATGAGGAGAACGCTATTTACATGGATACTGGTAGGATTAGTAACTACCGCTTTCGGTCAGAAAGCAGGATACGAACTTGATTTTACCATAGAAGGCTGTAAACCAGGAAAAGCCGTGCTCGCCTATTATTACGGTGACAAGCAATATATCAAAGACAGCACGCGAGTAAACGATAAAGGTCATTTCGTATTCAAGGGAGACGAAGACCTTTCGCAAGGCATTTACATTGCTGTAATGCCACCAGACAACAAATACTTTGAAGTCATTGTGGATGGCGATCAGCAATTCAAAATGGTATCCAATTACGATAGCCCGATCAATAGCATGAAAGTGACCGGGAACGAAGAGAATGTTCGTTTTTACAGCTACCTCAAATTCCTTAACGATCAGAAAAAAAAGAGCAAACCGCTAACCGATCAAGTGGAAGCGCTTCAAAAAGCTGATAGTGCTGGCTATCGCGAAACGGCTGAATTCAAGTCAATTCAAGAGAAGATGACGGCTGTGGATGAAGAAGTGAAAGACTATAAGAACAAGTTTATTGAAGATTATCCTAAGGCGTTGTTGACCAAAGTGTTCTTGGCATCTAAAGACCCAGACATTCCAGAAGCACCTGTTTTGGAAGATGGGAAAACGGATAGCACTTTCGCTTGGCGATACTTTAAAGATCACTATTGGGATTTGATTGACTTCACTGATGATCGCATTATCAGAACGCCTGTGTATCATGGCAAGCTAGAGCGATTCATGACCAAGACAATCTATCAGATTCCTGATTCAGTTATTGTTGAAGCAAGTAAACTCATCGAAAAAACCAGAAAGAGCCCAGAGCTTTTCAAATACACCGTATTCTGGATCACCAGTCATTTTGAAACATCCAAGCAAATGGGAATGGATGCCGTTTTTGTACACATGGCCAATTCTTACTATTGCACGGGTCAAGCGTTTTGGGCAGATTCGACTACCATCGAAAAAATCTGTGAGCGTGCTCGTAAGTTGAATTATTCACTCATAGGACACACTGCTCCTAATCTGATCATGAACGATACCGCAGGGAATTTCCAAGTGATGCATGCGGTTCCTGCTGAATACACAATTGCTTACTTCTGGGACCCAGAGTGTGGGCATTGCAAAAAAGTGACTCCGTTGGTAAAAGAGTTCTATGATCAATTTAAGGAAGAACTTGGTGTGGAAGTTTACGGAGTTAACACCAATGCAAAGGAGCGAGATGAGTGGATCAAATACATCAACGAACATGATCTGAATTGGATCAATGTGGAAGACCCAGAACAAAAAACGGCTTACAAGTATCTTTACGACATCTATTCAACGCCTGTTATTTACTTACTAGATAAGGACAAGAAGATCATCGCTAAGCGAATTGGAGCCGAAGACCTTGAAAACTTCATCCGTCATCACAAAAAGAAAACATCTTAG